From a region of the Actinomycetota bacterium genome:
- a CDS encoding glycosyltransferase: protein MRSPATIEHPAIPRAGLIRKNLIVVGIAYAAGGVGGFIAQVVLARNVAPADFGLYVAAVSLVAIVRVVHQLGGTEYLVREAAREPHRLGALVGDVLVLTTLTTLLAIGIAAVAGLSLGFRSNGIAAAALLALMSGAAAASGALRSAMQAIERMELSAAISIGVAVTSTAGMLAAVAAGWGIVGVAGAGAAAALLAVPVAWTMLRPHVTVRIRPSLRAVRYVARASLPFAAVGMFLFGANYADTLVIRSTLGDGPTAIYGAAYRLFMVLGWLPLIFANSVYRTLSDLAFRDRARFGRFVEQSAAALLLLGVPIAAGGTLVGGKIVPMVFGSGYAEGAGVLRVLLWALPFAFPGVVLIAAVVLGDRPQTAGKILAIGFSGNLVANLVVVPRLGIQAAAWTTLGTEAFLAIAASAALRRHGVRARWAGYALPAAGATAVMTLAVLPLRAAPLPLAVSTGAAVYVASLFALRTPARLLRARAGRSAEPPSISVVVPTYRRVHLLARCLDALARQTLVPDEVICVYRETDFETARFLDTWWREDPAHRRRVSVEQPGIVPALNAGTHAARYAVVAFLDDDATAHSDWLEHLAPAFDDPAVGAAGGRLIDHVDGIRRQGRARRVGLVTWYGRVIDKHHCEGAREGPVDWLTGSNMAIRAELVHHDQALSHTDAGLALCNDLDTCLFVRRAGYLVWYAPDAVVEHHTTSFRDPDLGTRVQGAGASASAANRTYVLAKYLRGPQRVAMLAYGFAIGSASVPGPGRALVEFARNPRRALHMMRRIAPAWRGRRAGMRKFRSAQPSSARKAAHRLRAGEVE, encoded by the coding sequence GTGCGTAGTCCGGCAACGATCGAGCACCCCGCCATCCCGCGCGCGGGGCTGATCCGCAAGAACCTGATCGTCGTCGGCATCGCCTACGCCGCCGGCGGCGTCGGCGGCTTCATCGCTCAAGTAGTTCTGGCACGAAACGTCGCACCGGCGGACTTCGGCCTGTACGTCGCCGCCGTATCCCTCGTCGCAATCGTGCGCGTGGTTCACCAATTGGGCGGCACGGAGTACCTCGTTCGCGAGGCCGCGCGCGAACCGCATCGCTTGGGCGCCCTAGTCGGGGACGTGCTCGTCCTGACGACGTTGACCACGCTACTGGCAATAGGGATAGCCGCGGTAGCGGGACTGAGCCTGGGCTTTCGAAGCAACGGCATCGCGGCCGCTGCGCTGCTGGCGCTGATGTCCGGAGCCGCAGCCGCTTCCGGCGCGCTGCGTTCGGCGATGCAGGCAATTGAACGGATGGAGTTGTCGGCCGCGATCTCCATCGGCGTCGCGGTGACCTCGACGGCGGGCATGCTCGCCGCCGTGGCGGCAGGGTGGGGAATCGTCGGCGTTGCCGGAGCCGGGGCGGCCGCCGCGCTCCTCGCGGTTCCCGTGGCGTGGACGATGTTGCGCCCGCACGTCACGGTGAGGATCCGTCCTTCGCTGCGCGCGGTCCGCTACGTCGCGCGCGCCAGCCTTCCTTTCGCCGCAGTTGGGATGTTCCTTTTCGGAGCGAACTACGCCGACACGCTGGTGATCCGCAGCACACTGGGAGACGGACCCACTGCGATCTACGGCGCCGCCTACCGGCTCTTCATGGTGCTCGGGTGGCTCCCGCTGATCTTCGCGAACTCCGTGTATCGAACGCTTTCGGACCTCGCGTTTCGGGATCGCGCGCGCTTCGGGCGATTCGTGGAGCAATCGGCCGCCGCCCTGCTGTTGCTGGGCGTTCCGATTGCAGCCGGAGGAACTCTCGTCGGCGGCAAGATCGTACCGATGGTATTCGGCAGCGGGTACGCCGAGGGCGCAGGAGTGCTGCGCGTGTTGCTGTGGGCACTTCCGTTCGCCTTCCCCGGCGTGGTACTGATCGCCGCGGTGGTCCTGGGCGACCGGCCGCAGACGGCCGGCAAGATCCTTGCAATCGGGTTCTCCGGCAACCTTGTCGCCAACCTTGTCGTCGTCCCGCGCTTGGGTATTCAGGCGGCTGCGTGGACGACGCTGGGCACCGAAGCGTTTCTTGCGATCGCGGCGTCGGCGGCGCTGCGCCGCCACGGCGTACGAGCGCGGTGGGCAGGGTACGCACTTCCTGCAGCCGGTGCGACCGCGGTCATGACGCTCGCAGTGTTGCCGTTGCGCGCGGCGCCGCTTCCGCTGGCAGTCTCGACGGGGGCAGCCGTCTACGTGGCGTCGCTGTTCGCGCTGCGGACGCCGGCGCGTCTTCTGCGCGCGCGCGCCGGTCGTTCGGCGGAGCCACCGTCGATCTCCGTCGTCGTTCCGACCTACCGTCGCGTGCATTTGCTCGCACGCTGCCTGGATGCCCTCGCTCGCCAAACACTCGTACCGGATGAAGTCATCTGCGTCTATCGGGAAACGGACTTCGAAACCGCTCGCTTCCTCGACACGTGGTGGCGCGAGGACCCGGCGCATCGGCGTCGGGTCTCCGTCGAGCAACCCGGGATCGTGCCGGCACTGAACGCCGGAACGCACGCGGCACGTTACGCGGTCGTCGCCTTCCTCGACGACGACGCAACCGCACACTCCGACTGGCTGGAACATCTTGCTCCGGCCTTCGACGATCCCGCAGTGGGCGCCGCCGGCGGACGACTGATCGATCACGTCGATGGAATACGCCGGCAAGGGCGCGCGCGCCGAGTCGGCCTGGTCACCTGGTACGGCCGCGTCATTGACAAGCACCACTGCGAGGGCGCGCGCGAAGGACCGGTCGATTGGCTTACCGGATCGAACATGGCGATTCGCGCGGAACTGGTGCACCACGATCAAGCGCTCTCCCACACCGACGCCGGACTCGCGCTATGCAACGACCTCGACACGTGCCTGTTCGTGCGTCGCGCCGGATACCTGGTTTGGTATGCCCCGGACGCGGTCGTCGAACACCACACCACCTCGTTCCGCGACCCGGACCTCGGCACCCGCGTCCAGGGCGCAGGTGCAAGCGCATCGGCAGCCAACCGAACCTACGTGCTGGCGAAGTACCTTCGCGGACCGCAACGAGTGGCGATGCTCGCCTACGGATTCGCCATCGGCTCGGCATCGGTTCCCGGACCGGGGCGCGCGCTCGTCGAGTTCGCGCGCAACCCGCGGCGAGCGCTGCACATGATGCGCCGCATCGCGCCGGCCTGGCGCGGACGGCGCGCGGGAATGCGCAAGTTCCGCAGCGCGCAGCCCTCCTCGGCGCGGAAAGCCGCGCACCGCTTGCGGGCAGGTGAGGTCGAATGA
- a CDS encoding glycosyl hydrolase, translated as MSTIIRRAAGVMAVVVAVAGGGLLGHTLSTSRALERAAGAAPAADEPPGPGRPAASARIRAGRVRAPAGGTLYWGAYRAGAPYRHSLVTGLENEVGSAPALLMWYQEWDERPDFPAQEAAWLDGRGIVPVVSWEPWRPPSKFGDLVVEQPAYRLSRIAAGAFDSYVRKYARQVRAYGGPVMLRPFHEMDGFWYPWGITVNGNSAEGFVAAWRHIHDIFREVGATNVTWIWSVNHVSVPDTTANDVRRFWPGDSYVDWTGISGFNWGRASPLSVWKGIEHVIGARYALLSRYDKPIALMETGAPERGGNKSEWIRTTFARVLDAYPKLRALIWYDKRDSSIRDWRIASSRAALTAFRRAVANPLVLDSGSASEIAYDGAVPLRVNDSFTRDSSDGWGGDGDDRWALLNTAGQVPRLTVEDGTGIVQTNELAKGLLVVGPRTGQDVELSATFVLQAPESTNKSNHWQLVSRVSNSRSYYAFQLFPERGQRATLSIFRAEGGQFRNIATGTAPFVMRPGVAYRMRAETLTSLDGVLLRARVWPATDPEPTNWAISGVDTSRDQLLVGRVGLRYSMYADPERLRVDDFEARRA; from the coding sequence ATGTCGACAATCATCCGGCGCGCTGCCGGAGTGATGGCGGTCGTCGTGGCGGTCGCCGGCGGCGGCTTGCTCGGACATACCCTCAGCACCTCGCGCGCGCTGGAGCGTGCGGCAGGCGCGGCCCCGGCCGCCGACGAACCGCCGGGACCGGGCCGACCCGCGGCCTCAGCGCGTATTCGCGCCGGTCGGGTGCGCGCGCCCGCAGGAGGAACCTTGTACTGGGGCGCCTATCGGGCCGGAGCGCCCTACCGGCACAGCCTGGTCACCGGACTCGAGAACGAAGTCGGCAGCGCCCCGGCGCTGCTGATGTGGTACCAGGAGTGGGACGAGAGGCCGGACTTCCCCGCGCAAGAGGCAGCCTGGCTGGATGGACGCGGCATCGTACCGGTCGTGTCGTGGGAACCCTGGCGACCGCCTTCCAAGTTCGGCGACTTGGTCGTCGAACAGCCCGCGTACCGGCTCTCGCGCATCGCCGCCGGGGCCTTCGACTCATACGTGCGCAAGTACGCGCGCCAGGTCCGAGCCTACGGCGGCCCCGTCATGCTGCGACCGTTCCACGAAATGGACGGCTTCTGGTACCCGTGGGGAATCACGGTCAACGGCAACTCGGCCGAGGGCTTTGTCGCCGCTTGGCGTCACATACACGACATCTTTCGCGAAGTCGGCGCTACCAACGTCACCTGGATCTGGAGCGTCAATCACGTCTCGGTCCCCGACACCACCGCAAACGACGTGCGCCGATTCTGGCCGGGCGACTCCTACGTGGACTGGACGGGCATCAGCGGATTCAACTGGGGCCGCGCGAGTCCGCTTTCGGTTTGGAAAGGAATCGAGCATGTCATCGGTGCCCGCTATGCACTACTGAGCCGCTACGACAAGCCGATCGCACTGATGGAAACCGGCGCTCCCGAGCGCGGCGGCAACAAGTCCGAGTGGATTCGCACAACGTTCGCTCGAGTGCTCGACGCCTACCCGAAACTACGTGCGCTCATCTGGTACGACAAACGGGATTCCTCGATCCGCGACTGGCGCATCGCATCCTCTCGGGCGGCGCTCACAGCGTTTCGTCGCGCGGTCGCCAACCCCCTCGTGCTGGACTCCGGATCCGCGTCGGAGATCGCCTACGACGGGGCCGTCCCGCTGCGGGTTAACGATTCGTTCACCCGGGACTCCTCCGACGGATGGGGCGGCGACGGCGATGACCGTTGGGCGCTGCTGAACACGGCAGGACAAGTCCCGCGCCTCACCGTCGAAGACGGCACGGGCATCGTGCAAACCAACGAACTCGCCAAAGGCTTGCTGGTCGTAGGACCGCGCACCGGACAGGACGTCGAGTTGTCTGCGACGTTTGTGTTGCAGGCACCCGAGTCCACCAACAAGTCCAACCACTGGCAACTCGTGTCGCGGGTATCGAACTCGCGCAGTTACTACGCGTTTCAGTTGTTCCCGGAAAGGGGTCAGAGAGCAACGCTTTCGATCTTCCGCGCCGAGGGGGGTCAGTTCCGGAACATCGCGACGGGCACGGCGCCCTTCGTCATGCGCCCGGGTGTCGCCTATCGCATGCGCGCCGAAACCCTGACGTCACTGGACGGCGTACTGCTGCGCGCGCGTGTTTGGCCGGCGACGGACCCCGAGCCCACGAATTGGGCTATCTCGGGCGTAGACACATCGCGCGACCAACTCCTGGTGGGCCGCGTCGGACTCCGGTACTCGATGTACGCCGATCCCGAGCGACTGCGAGTGGACGACTTCGAGGCACGTCGTGCGTAG
- a CDS encoding archease, with the protein MSVDESSIAGHRVLPHTADVMIEAWGLTRVSCMEEAVRGLVEAFADVSDVSATEPLPVSIDPGQDDEMFVALLEEAVYIVDVFGSVPVGVTVEETEMGGLAGFFDVAPAARVRVVGAVPKAVSRSGLAVACDADGWKCRATIDV; encoded by the coding sequence ATGAGCGTCGACGAGTCGTCGATCGCGGGGCATCGAGTGCTCCCGCATACCGCCGACGTCATGATCGAGGCGTGGGGGCTCACCAGGGTGTCGTGCATGGAGGAGGCTGTTCGCGGACTCGTCGAGGCGTTTGCCGATGTCTCCGACGTCTCGGCGACGGAGCCGCTGCCGGTTTCGATCGACCCCGGACAGGACGACGAGATGTTCGTCGCCCTTCTCGAGGAAGCCGTCTACATCGTGGACGTCTTCGGTTCGGTTCCGGTCGGCGTGACCGTCGAGGAGACCGAGATGGGTGGACTCGCCGGGTTCTTCGACGTTGCTCCGGCCGCGCGCGTACGCGTCGTCGGGGCTGTGCCCAAAGCCGTTTCACGCTCGGGTCTCGCGGTTGCTTGCGACGCCGACGGCTGGAAGTGCCGCGCGACGATCGACGTGTAA
- a CDS encoding RtcB family protein: MRVPGIVFASRALMPDVAADESLTQVANVATLPGIVGASYAMPDVHWGYGFPIGGVAATDVEAGGVVSPGGVGFDISCGVRLLVSEIDAHEIAPVMPALMDALDAAIPRGLGQGGVWNLRDDAELTRILLGGSRYAVEQGFGEPGDLERCEDGGAVADADPDAVGKRARERGLGQVGSLGSGNHFVEVQRVDEIYDARAAEVFGLTPGRVCVMIHCGSRGLGHQICSDHVRVMVGAMSRYGITVPDKQLACAPVRSPEGLAYLGAMAAAANYGRANRQLLSEAARDAFAKTAGSRALRLLYDVSHNLAKLETHDTDLGPRLLCVHRKGATRALPPGHSDLPREFAATGQPVLIPGSMGTASYVLAGVAGGGAFYSTCHGAGRAMSRHAAKRRVHGADLRDELEAAGIRVRASSLRELAEEAPFAYKDVDEVVATCERAGLCARVARLRPLGVVKG, translated from the coding sequence ATGCGAGTTCCCGGAATCGTGTTCGCGTCGCGCGCCCTGATGCCGGACGTCGCCGCCGATGAGTCGCTGACGCAAGTGGCCAACGTCGCGACGCTGCCGGGGATCGTCGGCGCCTCATATGCGATGCCCGACGTGCACTGGGGGTACGGCTTTCCGATCGGAGGCGTGGCGGCGACCGACGTCGAAGCGGGCGGCGTCGTCTCACCCGGGGGCGTCGGCTTCGACATCTCGTGCGGCGTCAGGTTACTGGTGTCCGAGATCGACGCGCACGAGATCGCTCCGGTAATGCCCGCACTTATGGACGCACTCGACGCCGCAATCCCAAGGGGGCTCGGCCAAGGCGGCGTCTGGAACCTCCGCGACGATGCCGAACTCACGCGAATCTTGCTGGGCGGATCTCGATACGCGGTGGAACAGGGGTTCGGAGAACCCGGCGACCTCGAGCGGTGCGAGGACGGCGGCGCCGTTGCCGACGCCGACCCCGACGCGGTCGGAAAACGCGCGCGCGAACGTGGGCTGGGCCAAGTCGGCAGCCTCGGATCCGGGAACCACTTCGTGGAGGTGCAGCGCGTAGACGAAATCTACGACGCGCGCGCGGCAGAGGTCTTCGGCCTGACGCCCGGACGTGTGTGCGTGATGATCCACTGCGGATCGCGCGGACTCGGTCACCAGATCTGCTCGGACCACGTCCGAGTCATGGTCGGGGCGATGTCCCGCTATGGCATTACCGTGCCCGACAAACAACTCGCGTGCGCGCCGGTGCGCTCGCCGGAAGGGCTCGCGTACCTCGGCGCGATGGCCGCGGCGGCCAACTACGGACGCGCGAACCGCCAGTTGCTCTCCGAGGCCGCGCGCGACGCCTTCGCGAAAACGGCGGGATCACGCGCGCTGCGGTTGCTCTACGACGTCTCGCACAATCTCGCCAAGCTCGAAACCCACGACACCGATCTCGGACCCCGGCTGCTGTGCGTGCACCGAAAGGGCGCGACACGCGCGCTGCCTCCCGGGCATTCCGACCTGCCCCGGGAGTTCGCCGCAACCGGCCAGCCGGTGCTGATCCCGGGCTCGATGGGAACTGCTTCCTACGTGCTCGCCGGCGTTGCCGGCGGCGGTGCCTTCTACTCCACATGCCACGGAGCCGGACGCGCGATGAGCCGTCACGCCGCCAAGCGACGGGTGCATGGTGCCGACCTGCGCGACGAGCTGGAGGCCGCCGGCATTCGAGTGCGCGCGTCATCGCTGCGCGAGTTGGCCGAAGAAGCGCCCTTCGCCTACAAGGACGTGGACGAAGTCGTCGCGACGTGCGAGCGCGCGGGGCTGTGCGCGCGCGTCGCGCGACTACGTCCCCTGGGTGTCGTCAAAGGCTGA
- a CDS encoding BON domain-containing protein: protein MGRLRGIEYRVSGKHPAPDVGDDILADRIRSTLGPIEKRLDIPRVHVTVFDHKAVLHGAIGNADEERAITEAVTSISGVSAVESRLHIGLSAGSTRPSVGRKPAARAGQHGRTA, encoded by the coding sequence GTGGGGCGACTCCGCGGAATCGAGTACCGCGTCAGCGGGAAGCACCCCGCGCCGGACGTGGGCGACGACATCCTTGCCGACCGTATCCGCTCCACGCTCGGTCCCATCGAGAAGCGGCTCGACATCCCGCGAGTGCACGTCACGGTGTTCGACCACAAGGCGGTGCTCCACGGCGCTATCGGCAACGCCGACGAGGAGCGTGCGATCACCGAAGCCGTCACCTCGATCTCGGGCGTATCCGCCGTCGAGTCACGACTGCACATCGGACTGTCGGCCGGATCCACGCGTCCCTCGGTCGGCCGCAAGCCCGCCGCGCGCGCCGGCCAACACGGACGCACGGCCTAG